One Kitasatospora sp. MAP12-44 DNA segment encodes these proteins:
- a CDS encoding DUF664 domain-containing protein, producing MNIADLLLDAFGRVQEVVHEVVDGLTADEAATRLDSRANSIGWLVWHLTRVQDDHVAEVAGTEQIWTAQRWADRFQLPFPPGATGYGHTSRQVGAFRVDPPSLLTGYYDAVHAHTVDYLSGLNGTALNRIVDESWSPPVTLGVRLVSVLTDDLQHAGQAAYIRGALGR from the coding sequence ATGAACATCGCCGACCTGCTGCTGGACGCGTTCGGCCGGGTCCAGGAGGTCGTCCACGAGGTGGTGGACGGCCTGACCGCCGATGAAGCGGCCACCCGGCTGGACAGCCGGGCCAACTCGATCGGCTGGCTGGTCTGGCACCTGACGCGGGTTCAGGACGACCATGTCGCCGAGGTCGCGGGCACCGAGCAGATCTGGACGGCGCAGCGCTGGGCCGACCGGTTCCAGCTCCCCTTCCCGCCCGGCGCCACCGGCTACGGCCACACCAGCCGCCAGGTCGGCGCTTTCCGCGTCGACCCGCCGTCCCTGCTCACCGGCTACTACGACGCGGTCCACGCCCACACCGTCGACTACCTGAGCGGTCTCAACGGCACGGCCCTCAACCGCATCGTCGACGAGAGCTGGAGCCCGCCCGTAACCCTGGGCGTCCGCCTGGTCAGCGTCCTCACCGACGACCTGCAGCACGCCGGCCAGGCGGCCTACATCCGCGGCGCCCTGGGCCGCTAG
- a CDS encoding maleylpyruvate isomerase N-terminal domain-containing protein — MDRQDREAARRALAAVGGRLVRLVRAADPDAQVGDSDWRVADVVVHLAHVFLGFGEAAGGTSGQFARYVSDEPDFHTRLAGVNGTLIAEFDGAGRSLSEAIEMVESGIGAFLAATARLDPAAALETPWYGLGVTRTPDTLTALALGEVLVHGLDIARATGEPWRIERAEAAVVADEVFVQMLPLMLTDAGRQAELSYRIHWRGTRSPGLVVRLSRGAATVARAGRRESVDCRLWADPAAFLLVGYGRSGTWREVAAGRILAWGRRPWIATRLPELFCRP; from the coding sequence ATGGATCGGCAGGACCGTGAGGCGGCTCGTCGGGCACTGGCGGCCGTGGGGGGCAGGTTGGTCCGGCTGGTACGTGCCGCTGACCCGGACGCGCAGGTGGGCGACTCGGACTGGCGGGTGGCCGATGTCGTGGTGCACCTGGCGCATGTCTTCCTCGGCTTCGGCGAGGCCGCGGGCGGCACCAGCGGGCAGTTCGCCCGCTATGTGTCGGACGAGCCGGACTTCCACACCCGGCTGGCCGGCGTGAACGGCACGCTGATAGCCGAGTTCGACGGCGCCGGGCGGTCGCTGTCGGAAGCGATCGAGATGGTCGAGTCCGGCATCGGAGCCTTCCTGGCCGCGACCGCCCGACTCGACCCCGCCGCTGCGCTGGAGACCCCTTGGTACGGGCTCGGCGTGACCCGCACACCGGACACGCTCACCGCGCTGGCGCTCGGCGAGGTGCTGGTGCACGGCCTGGACATCGCCCGCGCGACGGGGGAGCCGTGGCGGATCGAGCGCGCGGAGGCCGCCGTGGTCGCGGACGAGGTCTTCGTGCAGATGCTCCCGCTGATGCTCACCGACGCCGGGCGGCAGGCCGAGCTGTCGTACCGGATCCACTGGCGCGGCACGCGCTCGCCGGGCCTGGTGGTCCGGCTCAGCCGCGGTGCGGCGACCGTCGCGCGGGCCGGGCGGCGCGAGTCGGTGGACTGCCGGCTCTGGGCGGATCCGGCGGCCTTCCTGCTGGTCGGCTACGGCCGCTCCGGAACGTGGCGCGAGGTCGCGGCCGGCCGGATCCTCGCCTGGGGCCGCCGCCCGTGGATCGCCACCCGCCTGCCGGAGCTGTTCTGCCGCCCCTGA
- a CDS encoding heavy metal translocating P-type ATPase, with protein MPSVVVQRPEAVAAPGPVPAAPRRRTRVFALVEARWAAAALVLFLLALPLQLTGAPSWSWGPLYALAYLAGGWEPALAGVRALRERTLDVDLLMIVAAIGAAAIGQVMDGALLIVIFATSGALEALATARTADSVRGLLDLAPTTATRLAADGSEETVATEDLAVGDTVLIRPGERVGADGRVLDGASEVDQATITGEPLPVAKGVGDEVFAGTLNGTGALRIVVERDAADSVIARIVAMVEEASETKAPTQLFIEKVEQRYSLGMVAATLAVFAIPLAFGADVTTALLRAMTFMIVASPCAVVLATMPPLLSAIANAGRHGVLVKSAVVMERLGQVDAVALDKTGTLTEGTPRVTEVRPLPGGGLSEDALLALAAAVEHPSEHPLARAIVDAARTRGLVLAAAEDFGSTPGVGVTATVGGRVVAVGAPTRLLDQPHDEPHDQPHDLVRELEEGGRTAVVVELDGRPVGVLGIADRLRPGAAATVAALAALTGSAPMLLTGDNARAATCLAAEVGLSDVRAGLLPQDKVAAVQEQERAGRRVLLIGDGVNDAPALAAAHTGIAMGRAGSDLALETADAVIVRDELATVPTVVALSRSARRLVVQNLAIASVFICGLIVWDLAGRLPLPLGVLGHEGSTVIVGLNGLRLLREAAWQRAAATTR; from the coding sequence ATGCCTTCTGTCGTCGTCCAGCGCCCCGAGGCCGTTGCCGCACCCGGCCCCGTGCCCGCCGCGCCGCGCCGCCGCACCCGGGTGTTCGCGCTGGTGGAGGCCCGCTGGGCCGCCGCCGCGCTGGTGCTGTTCCTGCTCGCGCTGCCGCTGCAGCTGACCGGCGCGCCGAGCTGGAGCTGGGGGCCGCTGTACGCGCTCGCCTATCTCGCGGGCGGCTGGGAGCCGGCCCTCGCGGGGGTGCGGGCGCTGCGCGAGCGGACGCTCGACGTCGACCTGCTGATGATCGTCGCCGCGATCGGGGCCGCCGCGATCGGGCAGGTGATGGACGGAGCGCTGCTGATCGTCATCTTCGCCACCTCGGGAGCGCTGGAGGCGCTGGCCACCGCCCGCACCGCCGACTCGGTGCGCGGCCTGCTGGACCTGGCGCCCACCACCGCGACCCGCCTGGCAGCCGACGGGAGCGAGGAGACGGTGGCCACCGAGGACCTCGCGGTCGGCGACACCGTGCTGATCCGCCCCGGCGAGCGGGTCGGCGCCGACGGCCGGGTGCTGGACGGCGCCAGCGAGGTGGACCAGGCCACCATCACCGGCGAGCCGCTGCCGGTGGCCAAGGGGGTCGGCGACGAGGTCTTCGCCGGAACGCTGAACGGCACCGGCGCGCTGCGGATCGTGGTCGAGCGGGACGCCGCCGACTCGGTGATCGCCCGGATCGTGGCCATGGTGGAGGAGGCGTCCGAGACCAAGGCGCCCACGCAGCTGTTCATCGAGAAGGTCGAGCAGCGCTACTCGCTCGGCATGGTGGCGGCGACCCTGGCGGTGTTCGCGATCCCGCTCGCCTTCGGCGCCGACGTGACCACCGCGCTGCTGCGGGCGATGACGTTCATGATCGTCGCCTCGCCGTGCGCCGTGGTGCTGGCCACCATGCCGCCGCTGCTGTCCGCGATCGCCAACGCCGGTCGGCACGGTGTGCTGGTGAAGTCCGCCGTGGTGATGGAGCGGCTCGGGCAGGTCGACGCCGTCGCGCTGGACAAGACCGGCACGCTCACCGAGGGCACCCCGCGGGTCACCGAAGTCCGTCCGCTGCCGGGCGGCGGGCTGAGCGAGGACGCCCTCCTTGCTCTCGCGGCCGCTGTCGAGCATCCCAGCGAGCACCCGCTGGCCCGCGCGATTGTGGACGCGGCCCGCACCCGCGGCCTGGTACTGGCCGCGGCCGAGGACTTCGGCTCCACCCCCGGCGTCGGCGTCACCGCCACCGTCGGCGGCCGGGTCGTCGCGGTCGGAGCCCCGACCCGCCTGCTGGACCAGCCCCACGACGAGCCGCACGACCAGCCCCACGACCTGGTCCGGGAGTTGGAGGAGGGCGGGCGCACCGCCGTCGTCGTCGAGCTGGACGGCCGACCGGTCGGCGTCCTCGGCATCGCCGACCGCCTGCGCCCCGGCGCCGCCGCCACCGTCGCCGCCCTGGCCGCCCTCACCGGCTCCGCGCCGATGCTGCTCACCGGGGACAACGCTCGCGCCGCCACCTGCCTGGCGGCGGAAGTCGGCCTGTCCGACGTTCGCGCCGGGCTGCTGCCGCAGGACAAGGTCGCCGCCGTCCAGGAGCAGGAGCGCGCCGGGCGCCGGGTTCTGCTGATCGGCGACGGGGTCAACGACGCCCCGGCGCTGGCCGCCGCCCACACCGGTATCGCGATGGGCCGGGCCGGCTCCGACCTCGCCTTGGAGACCGCCGACGCCGTCATCGTGCGCGACGAACTCGCCACCGTGCCCACGGTGGTGGCGCTCTCCCGGAGCGCCCGCCGACTGGTGGTGCAGAACCTGGCCATCGCCTCGGTGTTCATCTGCGGGCTGATCGTCTGGGACCTGGCCGGCCGGCTGCCGCTGCCGCTGGGCGTCCTCGGCCACGAGGGCTCCACCGTCATCGTCGGCCTCAACGGCCTGCGGCTGCTGCGCGAGGCGGCGTGGCAGCGGGCGGCGGCGACTACCCGGTAG
- a CDS encoding methyltransferase, with product MITAPSTTTTTPSTTPSTTAPTPVGAPPPAMRLRELVFGAAVAAAVRAAARLRIADTLGDSPASAEELAAELDIAPQPLHRLLRALSCYGVFAETGDGRYTHTEMSRLLREDSPDSLRYISLWCTEPWTWEAWPLLDEAVRSGKDVFAGLYGKGFFDYLHSDAGDSARVFDQAMTHSSRQSAQDLADYVDLAGVSSVVDIGGGQGHVLASLLEKDEALLGTLLDLPKVVANADPRLREGGPLAPRVQLVPGDCRTAVPVRADLYVIKNILEWDDASTRKTLRNIVESARPGARVMVVENLIDDSPSMRFTTAMDLLLLLNVGGAKHSKDSLIALMTEAGLTVGEVRPVNAYLHAFEAVVG from the coding sequence ATGATCACCGCACCCTCCACCACCACCACCACCCCCTCCACCACTCCCTCCACTACCGCGCCCACCCCCGTCGGTGCACCGCCCCCCGCCATGCGGCTGCGCGAACTCGTCTTCGGCGCCGCTGTGGCGGCCGCCGTCCGCGCGGCCGCGCGGCTGCGGATCGCCGACACCCTGGGCGACAGCCCGGCCAGCGCCGAGGAGCTGGCCGCCGAGCTGGACATCGCCCCGCAGCCGCTGCACCGGCTGCTGCGGGCGCTGTCCTGCTACGGCGTCTTCGCCGAGACCGGCGACGGCCGCTACACCCACACCGAGATGTCCCGGCTGCTGCGCGAGGATTCGCCCGACAGCCTGCGCTACATCTCCCTGTGGTGCACCGAGCCGTGGACCTGGGAGGCCTGGCCACTGCTGGACGAGGCGGTCCGCTCGGGCAAGGACGTCTTCGCCGGCCTCTACGGCAAGGGCTTCTTCGACTACCTGCACTCCGACGCGGGGGACTCGGCCCGGGTCTTCGACCAGGCCATGACGCACTCCAGCCGGCAGTCCGCCCAGGACCTCGCCGACTACGTCGACCTGGCCGGCGTCTCCAGTGTGGTGGACATCGGCGGCGGCCAGGGGCATGTGCTGGCCAGCCTGCTGGAGAAGGACGAAGCCCTGCTCGGCACCCTGCTCGACCTCCCCAAGGTGGTCGCCAACGCCGACCCGCGGCTGCGCGAGGGCGGCCCGCTGGCCCCGCGCGTCCAGCTCGTCCCGGGCGACTGCCGAACGGCCGTCCCGGTCCGGGCCGACCTCTACGTCATCAAGAACATCCTGGAATGGGACGACGCCAGCACCCGCAAGACCCTGCGCAACATCGTGGAGTCCGCGCGGCCCGGCGCCCGGGTGATGGTGGTGGAGAACCTCATCGACGACAGTCCCTCGATGCGCTTCACCACCGCCATGGACCTGCTGCTGCTGCTCAACGTCGGCGGCGCCAAGCACTCCAAGGACAGCCTGATCGCCCTGATGACCGAGGCCGGTCTGACGGTCGGTGAGGTCCGCCCGGTCAACGCCTACCTGCACGCCTTCGAGGCCGTCGTCGGGTAG
- the cynS gene encoding cyanase, which translates to MIHAQTDPQARQQLAIQAIEAKTRKDLSWKELAAAAGLSPAFVTAAVLGQHPLPADAAKAVAELLGLDEDAALLLQTIPVRGSIPGGIPTDPTIYRFYEMLQVYGTTLKALVHEEFGDGIISAINFKLDVKKVEDPDGGHRAVITLDGKYLPTKPF; encoded by the coding sequence GTGATCCACGCACAGACCGACCCGCAGGCCCGTCAGCAGCTCGCCATCCAGGCCATCGAGGCCAAGACCCGCAAGGACCTCAGCTGGAAGGAGCTGGCCGCCGCCGCCGGACTCTCGCCGGCCTTCGTCACCGCCGCCGTGCTCGGGCAGCACCCGCTGCCCGCCGACGCGGCCAAGGCCGTGGCCGAGCTGCTCGGCCTGGACGAGGACGCCGCCCTGCTGCTGCAGACCATCCCGGTGCGCGGCAGCATCCCCGGCGGCATCCCCACCGACCCGACCATCTACCGCTTCTACGAGATGCTCCAGGTCTACGGGACCACCCTGAAGGCCCTGGTGCACGAGGAGTTCGGTGACGGCATCATCAGTGCGATCAACTTCAAGCTGGACGTGAAGAAGGTCGAGGACCCGGACGGCGGCCACCGCGCCGTGATCACCCTGGACGGCAAGTACCTTCCCACCAAGCCGTTCTGA
- the cynR gene encoding transcriptional regulator CynR gives MGMELRHLRYLLAVAEHANFTRAAQALHVSQPTLSQQIKQLEQALRVQLLDRSGRAVRLTDAGEAFARYARRALQELAAAERAVLDVRDLSQGTLRLAMTPTFTAYLIGPLAAEFHQQHPGISLEIRELTQDQIESALLGDELDLGIAFDGAHRPGIAARALFTETLGLVVGRAHPCAGRREPLPVDDLGGHRLALLSSDFATRRHIDDYFAEHGVRPRVAVEANSISALVEIVGRGALATVLPEAIAREQPGLHLVAVQPPLPARTVALLRREAGYRSAAAQAFTALATRTAGEATG, from the coding sequence GTGGGCATGGAACTGCGCCACCTCCGGTATCTGCTCGCCGTGGCCGAGCACGCCAACTTCACCCGCGCCGCGCAGGCACTGCACGTCTCGCAGCCGACGCTGTCGCAGCAGATCAAGCAGTTGGAGCAGGCCCTGCGGGTGCAGCTGCTGGACCGCTCGGGCCGCGCCGTGCGGCTGACCGACGCCGGCGAGGCCTTCGCCCGGTACGCCCGGCGCGCCCTGCAGGAGCTGGCGGCGGCCGAGCGCGCGGTGCTGGACGTCCGGGACCTCTCGCAGGGCACCCTGCGGCTGGCCATGACGCCGACCTTCACCGCCTACCTGATCGGCCCGCTGGCCGCCGAGTTCCATCAACAGCACCCGGGAATCTCCCTGGAGATCCGTGAGTTGACGCAGGATCAGATCGAGTCGGCGCTGCTGGGCGACGAGCTCGACCTGGGCATCGCCTTCGACGGGGCGCACCGGCCGGGTATCGCGGCCAGGGCGCTGTTCACCGAGACCCTCGGCCTGGTCGTCGGCCGCGCCCACCCCTGCGCGGGCCGCCGCGAGCCGCTCCCGGTCGACGACCTGGGCGGTCACCGACTCGCGCTGCTCAGCAGCGACTTCGCCACCCGCCGGCATATCGACGACTACTTCGCCGAGCACGGGGTGCGACCGCGCGTCGCCGTCGAGGCCAACTCGATCAGCGCGCTGGTGGAGATCGTCGGGCGCGGCGCGCTGGCCACCGTGCTGCCCGAAGCGATCGCCCGCGAGCAGCCAGGACTGCACCTCGTGGCCGTCCAACCCCCGCTCCCCGCACGGACGGTGGCGCTGCTGCGGCGGGAGGCCGGCTACCGCAGCGCCGCCGCGCAGGCCTTCACCGCGCTGGCGACGCGGACGGCCGGGGAGGCTACCGGGTAG
- a CDS encoding carbonic anhydrase gives MQELAAGIQRFRRDVYPARAALFERLATTHRPNALFIGCSDARVVPELITQREPGELFVIRTAGNLVPPYGPGADGVAASIEYAVSVLEVADVIVCGHSACGAMTALAGGGDLSELPAVAGWLRHATVAPSATGTVAALVRENVLDQLANLRTHPSVARALATRRLTLHGWVYDIGSGAVAELDAASGRFAELVAAD, from the coding sequence ATGCAGGAGCTCGCAGCAGGAATCCAACGCTTCAGGCGCGACGTGTACCCGGCCCGCGCGGCGCTCTTCGAGCGGCTCGCCACCACCCATCGGCCGAACGCGCTGTTCATCGGCTGCTCGGATGCCAGGGTGGTGCCGGAGCTGATCACCCAGCGCGAGCCGGGTGAGCTGTTCGTCATCCGGACGGCGGGCAATCTGGTGCCGCCGTACGGGCCGGGCGCGGACGGTGTCGCGGCGAGCATCGAGTACGCGGTGAGCGTCCTCGAAGTCGCCGATGTGATCGTCTGCGGGCACTCCGCCTGCGGTGCGATGACGGCGCTGGCCGGCGGCGGCGACCTGTCCGAACTGCCTGCCGTCGCCGGTTGGTTGCGCCACGCGACCGTTGCGCCCTCGGCAACCGGCACGGTCGCCGCGCTGGTCCGCGAGAACGTCCTCGACCAGCTGGCGAACCTGCGGACCCACCCGTCGGTCGCCCGGGCGCTGGCCACCCGCCGACTCACCCTGCACGGCTGGGTCTACGACATCGGCTCCGGCGCCGTCGCCGAACTCGACGCGGCCAGCGGACGTTTCGCCGAACTCGTCGCCGCCGACTGA
- a CDS encoding metalloregulator ArsR/SmtB family transcription factor, with the protein MGHGVEAKNSATTRERLDTVGAADVAATLQALATPSRLRILARLNEGPCSVGDLALAVDMEPSACSHQLRLLRNLGLVSGERRGRSIVYALYDHHVAELLDQALFHVEHLRLGLHDAPVGR; encoded by the coding sequence ATGGGCCACGGAGTCGAAGCCAAGAACAGCGCCACCACCCGCGAACGGCTGGACACCGTGGGGGCCGCCGACGTCGCCGCCACCCTGCAGGCCCTGGCCACACCCTCCCGGCTGCGCATCCTGGCCCGGCTCAACGAAGGCCCGTGCTCGGTCGGCGACCTCGCACTGGCCGTCGACATGGAGCCGTCCGCCTGCTCGCACCAACTGCGGCTGCTACGCAACCTGGGCCTGGTGAGCGGCGAGCGGCGCGGACGCTCGATCGTCTACGCGCTGTACGACCACCACGTCGCCGAGCTGCTCGACCAGGCGCTCTTCCACGTCGAGCACCTGCGACTCGGCCTGCACGACGCGCCCGTGGGCCGCTGA
- a CDS encoding right-handed parallel beta-helix repeat-containing protein: protein MAGGIVLALGVAPPAHATAHAAGRWHLVSPGESIQAAVDSASPGDTILLGPGTFDGSVDITVSGLTLRGVGRHSVVSPAAQPSANAPANAPANAPANACAAAGHGICVTGTAGHPVTDVRIESLTVSGFPKNGISGSETDRMTVRDVLAQDNGEEGIAQEKSTRGRLVDNTARRNGQAGVFLANIAYGKGGALDTQGAVIAGNDLSDNRMGVVVRRVRDLTVERNTISGNCGGVFVVGDDGRPRAGALSVRDNQVEGNNKYCPATSTLPYVQGVGVVLTGVEDTLVTGNEVRDNVGASPMSGGIVLFRSFVGGASTGVTVRDNTALDNGPADLADRDTVLGEAFAANDCRVSEPAGHC, encoded by the coding sequence ATGGCCGGCGGAATCGTTCTGGCACTGGGGGTGGCACCGCCCGCGCACGCCACCGCCCACGCGGCGGGGAGGTGGCATCTGGTCAGTCCGGGCGAGTCGATCCAGGCGGCCGTCGACAGTGCGAGCCCGGGGGACACGATCCTGCTGGGCCCGGGCACCTTCGACGGAAGCGTCGACATCACCGTCTCCGGACTGACCCTGCGCGGGGTCGGCCGCCACAGCGTGGTCTCGCCGGCCGCGCAGCCCTCCGCCAACGCGCCCGCCAACGCGCCCGCCAACGCGCCCGCCAACGCCTGCGCCGCCGCCGGCCACGGGATCTGCGTCACCGGAACGGCGGGCCACCCGGTGACGGACGTCCGGATCGAGTCGCTCACCGTCTCCGGCTTCCCCAAGAACGGCATCTCGGGCTCGGAGACCGACCGGATGACCGTGCGCGACGTGCTGGCGCAGGACAACGGCGAGGAGGGCATCGCCCAGGAGAAGTCCACCCGCGGCCGACTGGTGGACAACACCGCCCGGCGCAACGGTCAGGCCGGCGTCTTCCTGGCCAACATCGCCTACGGCAAGGGCGGGGCGCTCGACACCCAGGGCGCCGTGATCGCCGGCAACGACCTCTCCGACAACCGGATGGGCGTGGTGGTCCGGCGGGTGCGCGACCTCACCGTCGAGCGCAACACCATCAGCGGCAACTGCGGCGGGGTGTTCGTGGTGGGCGACGACGGGCGGCCGCGGGCCGGCGCCCTGAGCGTGCGCGACAACCAGGTGGAGGGCAACAACAAGTACTGCCCGGCCACCTCCACCCTGCCGTACGTGCAGGGCGTCGGCGTCGTGCTGACCGGCGTGGAGGACACCCTGGTGACGGGCAACGAGGTCCGGGACAACGTCGGCGCCTCGCCGATGTCCGGCGGGATCGTGCTCTTCCGCAGCTTCGTGGGCGGCGCCAGCACCGGCGTCACCGTCCGGGACAACACCGCCCTCGACAACGGACCGGCCGACCTGGCCGACCGGGACACCGTGCTCGGCGAGGCCTTCGCCGCCAACGACTGCCGGGTCTCCGAACCGGCGGGCCACTGCTGA